The Mytilus trossulus isolate FHL-02 chromosome 3, PNRI_Mtr1.1.1.hap1, whole genome shotgun sequence genome contains a region encoding:
- the LOC134712362 gene encoding lysocardiolipin acyltransferase 1-like, with product MKWEGIVFTFLLIYSSSFGCIFFLTPLIPFVYFQPRLGRWLMDQMIWLWQLYAVFLYEKICGVKAVISGDAVYDDECELIIMNHRTRFDWLFVFSYQIRCGSLRHFKISLKEILKNVPGPGWAMQCAGYLFLHRNWEHDKSTISKCFMYFKKLNYKPQILLFPEGTDLTAWTKAKSDKFAKANGVEPYEYVLHPRTRGFKYFVEQMRDVNLFDSIIDVTVGYPINIPQNESDILKGNFPKEVHFFIKRHKALDIPSSEENVDMWCQKVWKEKEERLKKFYQDKKFHVKDNKIKLKDESEIQSLFKFANIFWSIFQISTFILLIYAPIIRWFALLSIGIFVFISKFGGIQVLLDSELESAKHYM from the exons ATGAAGTGGGAGGGCAtagtttttacttttcttttaatttatagcAGCTCTTTTGGGTGCATCTTCTTCCTCACGCCCCTCATTCCATTTGTTTACTTTCAACCACGTTTGGGAAGATGGTTAATGGATCAGATGATATGGTTATGGCAGCTGTATGCTGTG tTTCTTTATGAGAAGATTTGTGGTGTTAAAGCCGTGATCTCTGGAGATGCTGTTTATGATGATGAATGTGAACTTATTATAATGAATCACAGGACACGATTTGATTGGCTCTTTGTTTTCTCATATCAGATCAGATGTGGCTCTCtcagacattttaaaatcagTCTGAAGGAAATTCTTAAAAATGTTCCTGGTCCAG GATGGGCCATGCAGTGTGCAGGATATCTTTTCCTTCACAGAAATTGGGAACATGATAAAAGtacaatatcaaaatgtttcATGTACTTTAAAAAGTTAAACTACAAACCTCAG ATTCTGCTGTTTCCTGAAGGAACAGATTTAACAGCATGGACTAAAGCTAAGAGTGACAAGTTTGCCAAAGCTAATGGTGTTGAGCCTTATGAGTATGTTTTACATCCAAGGACCAGaggatttaaatattttgtggaACAAATGAGAGATG ttAACCTGTTTGATTCAATAATAGATGTCACAGTTGGATACCCTATAAATATACCACAAAATGAGTCCGACATTCTGAAGGGAAACTTTCCAAAAGAAGTTCATTTCTTTATCAAACGACACAAAGCTCTTGACATTCCATCTAGTGAAGAAAATGTTGACATGTGGTGCCAAAAAGTTtggaaagaaaaagaagaacGGTTAAAAAAATTCTATCAAGATAAGAAATTTCatgtaaaagataacaaaatcaaacttAAAGATGAAAGTGAAATTCAATCTCTTTTCAAGTTTGCAAATATATTTTGGAGTATATTTCAGATAAGTACTTTTATACTTCTGATATATGCTCCAATTATACGCTGGTTTGCACTTTTATCTATAGGTATATTTGTGTTTATCAGTAAATTTGGTGGAATTCAAGTTTTATTAGATAGTGAATTAGAAAGTGCAAAGCACTAtatgtaa